From Anopheles coluzzii chromosome 3, AcolN3, whole genome shotgun sequence, the proteins below share one genomic window:
- the LOC120957946 gene encoding sister chromatid cohesion protein DCC1 — MIYSQDYARSIDDVRTIVQHAKLDHKNLTNTAQAIYYPRNEEGHDIGNIKLLEVDEHILEEIKKGSEICFKGALNEKVVLCTESRTYEMKEAEISNSLLLVKGLKLAQATSRSPIKSPKGGVNTSMDSSIEEEQEDPDKIDTIDEVERKDVVKIFHDYFELRQVKPKYRKIIDLLRLTRYAGPENEHLIDRSLLFRFKQLLDTVQCSKDEFHEGLKKYRAIEVDDRVRMLDIEYEYRVLTLLLSVVSENSWELDAIDKDVTLEAMQGIIPFEVVDGMFNVYTTPSERMPGRFQYREDLVCAMFAEKILQHGLKFHIDEFLVTWQEALPEGFEANEQYLRGIGIIDREGSVPCVRGLNEADLPMNLLGRLDMLFRTKERWNLEQIEPYIECFATPTVGVTSILAKYTRSLVVKGVRMYVSKH; from the exons ATGATATACAGCCAAGA CTACGCACGCTCCATAGACGATGTGCGCACGATTGTGCAGCACGCCAAACTCGATCACAAAAACCTCACCAACACCGCGCAAGCTATTTACTATCCCCGGAACGAGGAGGGCCACGATATCGGCAACATAAAACTGCTCGAGGTGGACGAACACATCCTGGAGGAGATAAAGAAGGGCAGCGAAATATGCTTCAAGGGTGCGCTGAACGAGAAGGTCGTGCTGTGTACCGAGTCGCGCACGTACGAGATGAAGGAAGCGGAAATATCGAACAGCTTGTTGCTGGTGAAGGGTCTTAAGCTCGCCCAAGCCACGAGCCGATCGCCTATCAAAAGTCCCAAGGGAGGTGTCAACACGTCGATGGACAGCAGCAtagaggaggagcaggaggatcCCGACAAGATCGACACGATCGACGAGGTGGAACGGAAGGATGTGGtgaaaatatttcacgacTATTTCGAGCTACGTCAGGTGAAACCAAAGTACCGGAAAATCATCGATCTGCTGCGACTGACGCGGTACGCCGGTCCGGAGAACGAGCATTTGATCGATCGGTCGTTACTGTTTCGATTCAAACAGCTGCTCGACACGGTACAGTGCAGTAAGGATGAGTTTCACGAGGGACTAAAGAAGTATCGAGCCATCGAGGTTGATGATCGTGTGCGCATGTTGGACATAGA GTACGAATATCGTGTACTCACATTGCTCCTGTCCGTGGTATCGGAAAACTCCTGGGAACTTGACGCAATCGACAAAGACGTCACGCTGGAGGCGATGCAAGGCATCATACCGTTCGAGGTGGTTGACGGCATGTTTAACGTGTACACTACCCCAAGCGAACGCATGCCGGGCCGTTTCCAGTACCGCGAGGATCTCGTGTGCGCCATGTTTGCCGAAAAAATCCTCCAGCACGGGTTGAAGTTTCATATCGATGAGTTTCTGGTCACCTGGCAGGAAGCGTTGCCCGAGGGTTTCGAAGCCAACGAGCAGTATCTGCGCGGCATCGGTATTATCGATCGCGAGGGCAGCGTACCGTGCGTCCGGGGGCTAAACGAGGCCGATCTTCCGATGAATTTGCTTGGCCGGCTTGATATGCTGTTCCGGACGAAGGAGCGATGGAACCTGGAACAGATTGAACCGTACATTGAGTGTTTTGCGACGCCAACGGTGGGCGTCACCTCGATACTGGCCAAGTACACACGCTCGCTCGTCGTTAAGGGCGTTCGGATGTACGTGTCGAAGCATTAG
- the LOC120956609 gene encoding mucin-2-like — MRFAVAFLIVTLCVFYVVKAERHRAPEAGYGRDVTTSGPTRKRWLDKIVPAIAERIKKLTTTTTTTTKKPTKTTKPKPTKKTTTMRTTKAPKTTTMKPTKTTTFKTTTLARTMLVTTTVRTTTIAPTTTKPTVTVPTTTAFASTTTMVPTTSKTTMASTTTTLPPTTTTTSTTTAKPSTISTTIPTTTATIPSTTVSPSTTTKTTVAPSTTAQTTTILPSTTTFTTPAPTTTTPTTTTVPSTTAPASTTTTKPTTTVPSTTTTTTLAPTTATQPTTTTVSSTTTTTTTITTTTPAPTTTTQTTTTTPSTTTPAPTTTTQPSTTVPSTTTTTTTAPTTTTQTITTTPKPTTTTTVAPTTTTTTAAPPTTTTPVTTTTTIRASTIVPTTPQATTTTTTAATTTVKTTPIVFFPTPRAGNGNGGGNGNGDRGGNDNGRGKGKCSPYWFNKILIILLPSNSSLSKFSRTHLHSTMKIAVGFLVFAILAECVVDARNKHSKEKDDTYAMIDIAKGWMQIYFKIPPGLQKRTTTRAMRTTTRPTLRTTKPSTTKKLPAWMTTARTTVKPRQNVTLPTVGMTTKSGAMVTTTTKITTTTARLTTTAKPMFTTTTTATTKPTTTVVTTTTRPTSTSTTAPTTTTRPTTTSTTVAPTTTIRPTTTSTTVATTTTTRLTTTSTTLPTTTARPTTTSATAPVTTTSTTVPTTTTTRPTTTSPTVPTTTPSTTIPTTTTRPTTTSTTVPPTTTTVPATTTTTTVPTTTTTRPVTTVAVTNTAPAATTTVSASTAASVTSTTIPSTTTVVTTTTSTPAANKISAPTSAVTTASPTTTTTAAKSSDSYSYGDYGEYSSY; from the exons ATGCGATTTGCAGTAGCGTTTTTGATAGTCactttatgtgttttttacgTAGTTAAAGCAGAACGACACCGGGCACCGGAAGCGGGGTATGGAAGAGATGTCACCACTAGTGGTCCTACTAGGAAACGATGGCTCGACAAAATTGTCCCAGCGATTGCGGAGAGGATAAAAAAATTAACCACCACTACGAcgacaactacaaaaaaaccTACTAAAACTACTAAGCCAAAACCAACAAAGAAAACCACGACGATGAGGACAACGAAGGCTCCAAAAACTACTACCATGAAGCCTACTAAAACAACAACGTTTAAAACGACGACTCTCGCTAGAACGATGCTTGTTACTACAACAGTTCGTACCACTACTATTGCTCCAACTACTACCAAACCAACCGTAACTGTACCAACTACTACAGCATTCGCTTCAACTACTACGATGGTTCCGACAACTTCTAAAACCACAATGGCGTCAACCACAACCACTCTACCGCcgacaaccacaacaacatcaactaCTACAGCAAAGCCTTCAACAATTTCTACTACTATTCCTACTACAACTGCAACGATACCTTCGACTACAGTATCTCCTTCCACTACTACTAAGACTACTGTTGCTCCATCGACAACGGCACAGACTACAACAATACTTCCTTCGACCACGACTTTCACTACTCCTGCTCCAACGACTACCACGCCAACTACTACTACAGTTCCTTCAACCACTGCTCCTGCTTCAACGACAACGACAAAACCTACTACTACAGTTCCttccaccactactaccactactctTGCTCCAACGACAGCAACACAACCTACTACAACTACGGTTTCAtcaactactactacaacaacaacaattactactactactcctgCTCCAACTACTACGACGcaaactactactacaactccTTCGACCACTACTCCTGCTccaacgacaacaacacaGCCTTCTACTACAGTTCCTTCTACCACGactaccaccactactgctccaacgacaacaacacaaaccaTTACAACAACTCCCAAACCAACTACCACTACTACGGTGGCacccactactactactactactgcagCTCCTCCTACTACAACAACACCTGTGACGACTACAACAACTATACGAGCGTCCACGATTGTACCAACAACTCCACAAGCTACTACAACAaccactactgctgctactacaaCGGTGAAAACAACGCCAATTGTTTTCTTCCCGACTCCCAGAGCAGGCAATGGTAACGGTGGAGGTAACGGCAACGGTGATAGAGGAGGTAACGACAACGGACGCGGTAAaggtaaatg TTCTCCTTATTGGTTTAACAAAATTCTTATTATTCTATTG CCTTCCAATTCCAGCTTAAGCAAGTTTTCGCGCACGCATCTTCATTCGACGATGAAGATTGCTGTCGGATTTTTGGTGTTTGCCATATTGGCAGAGTGTGTCGTAGATGCGCGTAACAAGCATTCGAAAGAGAAGGATGACACGTATGCAATGATTGACATTGCAAAAGGATGGATGCAGATTTACTTCAAAATACCACCTGGCTTACAAAAGCGTACCACTACGCGTGCAATGCGTACTACAACACGCCCAACATTGAGGACGACCAAACCATCTACTACAAAGAAACTTCCTGCATGGATGACTACAGCAAGGACAACAGTAAAGCCTCGGCAGAATGTCACACTACCTACCGTTGGAATGACAACAAAATCGGGAGCAATGGTGACAACTACGACTAAGATAACCACCACTACTGCAAGATTGACGACCACCGCTAAGCCAATGTTTACCACGACGACTACTGCAACGACGAAACCTACTACAACTGTTGTGACTACAACGACAAGACCAACTAGTACTTCAACGACTGCACCAACAACGACGACTAGGCCAACAACTACCTCCACCACTGTCGCACCAACAACGACGATTAGGCCAACAACTACCTCCACCACTgtcgcaacaacaacaaccactagACTcactactacttctactactcTTCCAACGACGACCGCTAGACCCACTActacttctgctactgctcctGTTACAACTACTTCCACTACTGTCCCGACAACAACGACCACCAGACCAACAACAACCTCCCCTACCGTCCCAACAACGACGCCTTCCACAACTATTCCGACAACAACGACTAGACCAACTACTACATCCACTACTGTTCCACCAACAACGACCACCGTCCCTGCAACAACGACTACCACCACCGTCCCTACAACAACCACGACTAGACCAGTGACAACTGTAGCAGTAACTAATACAGCACCTGCGGCCACCACAACAGTGTCTGCCTCTACTGCTGCAAGCGTAACATCAACTACCATTCCGTCAACTACCACGGTTGTCACTACAACAACATCTACTCCTGCCGCCAACAAGATCAGTGCCCCGACGAGTGCTGTTACCACCGCTTCTCCCACCACTACAACAACGGCAGCCAAG AGCTCCGATAGCTACTCCTACGGTGACTACGGCGAATATTCCAGTTACTAA